A window of the Lysinibacillus irui genome harbors these coding sequences:
- a CDS encoding TlpA family protein disulfide reductase, with product MFINFIIGIISVVLLVETYVIYSLIKLIKNFLTEIHSIKGIQFGTIAQGDSAPLFRAENQNKSRIVLKDILKNNEVTLLFLSNSCSQCQDVLKNSNEIFNDSTRYTIIIMQDQLKEDMFLNNEKISLIVAPDLFKNYKVTKTPYLYFVDKNGLVNFSTEISNPKHLKKLLLLEDAS from the coding sequence ATGTTTATTAATTTTATTATTGGAATAATTTCAGTAGTTTTACTTGTGGAAACATATGTAATTTATAGTTTAATTAAACTTATAAAGAATTTCTTAACTGAAATACATTCAATAAAAGGTATTCAATTTGGTACAATTGCACAGGGAGATTCAGCGCCATTATTTAGAGCAGAAAATCAAAATAAGTCTAGAATAGTTTTAAAAGATATATTAAAAAATAATGAAGTGACTTTATTATTTTTAAGTAATAGTTGTTCTCAATGTCAAGACGTATTAAAGAATAGTAATGAAATCTTTAATGATTCTACAAGATATACCATTATTATTATGCAAGACCAATTAAAAGAAGATATGTTCTTAAATAATGAAAAAATCAGTTTGATAGTTGCACCAGATTTATTTAAAAATTATAAAGTAACAAAAACACCATACCTTTATTTTGTAGATAAGAACGGTCTAGTGAATTTTTCTACAGAAATTTCAAATCCCAAGCATCTTAAGAAGTTATTATTATTAGAAGATGCTTCTTAA
- a CDS encoding MauE/DoxX family redox-associated membrane protein — translation MYSIYWISNFLLIFLIFIFSTSALDKAINFKKSIVTFSNFGIKKKYAQIALIFLLVVEFYIAISLKIIGITSINLLFITIFFSTVSVVIFINIKNGKKNISCGCGGILESENLSYLIIFRNIIFILISLCLYNKELDISNAHLIIIFIVIASIGFINLSIKNLRIFKNNMINIIEKLQ, via the coding sequence TTGTATTCTATTTATTGGATAAGTAATTTTCTTTTAATTTTTTTAATATTCATTTTTAGTACTTCTGCTTTGGATAAAGCAATTAACTTTAAGAAAAGTATTGTAACTTTCTCTAATTTTGGTATTAAGAAAAAATATGCTCAAATTGCTTTAATATTTTTATTAGTCGTAGAATTTTATATTGCTATATCTTTGAAAATAATTGGCATAACTTCAATTAATTTACTTTTTATCACTATTTTTTTTAGCACTGTATCAGTAGTAATATTCATAAATATCAAGAACGGGAAAAAAAATATTTCTTGTGGATGTGGTGGGATTTTAGAAAGTGAAAATCTATCATATTTGATTATCTTTAGGAATATAATTTTTATTCTAATAAGCTTATGTTTATACAATAAGGAATTAGATATTTCTAATGCACATTTAATTATTATTTTTATTGTAATAGCTTCAATAGGATTTATTAACTTATCAATAAAAAATCTTAGAATTTTCAAAAACAATATGATTAACATTATTGAAAAATTACAATAA
- the panC gene encoding pantoate--beta-alanine ligase: MKVVTTIQALRVEIDAAKQAHKTIGLVPTMGYLHEGHLTLAKTARAENDLVIMSIFVNPTQFGPNEDFESYPRDLPRDTALAQSVGVDIVFAPSAEEMYPHDGGIRIHAGEQATILCGASRPGHFDGVLQVVSKLFHLTQPTRAYFGQKDAQQVAIIATMVRDFNFPLELRVVPIVREEDGLAKSSRNIYLSESERQEAPAINEALQLARDSFLANGDAERALVKAKAHIHARTHGRIDYIELLAYPDLTPVTATTQQVLLAAAVYIGKTRLIDNCIFTVKEGL; encoded by the coding sequence ATGAAAGTAGTCACTACCATACAAGCATTAAGAGTAGAAATTGATGCAGCAAAGCAGGCTCATAAAACGATAGGTCTTGTCCCAACGATGGGCTATTTACATGAAGGTCATTTGACATTGGCAAAAACAGCACGTGCAGAAAATGATCTAGTTATTATGAGCATTTTCGTCAATCCAACACAATTTGGACCGAACGAGGATTTTGAAAGCTATCCTCGGGATTTACCTAGAGATACCGCTTTAGCACAATCTGTAGGTGTTGATATTGTGTTCGCTCCAAGTGCGGAAGAAATGTATCCGCATGATGGTGGTATTCGAATACATGCTGGTGAACAGGCAACAATTCTTTGTGGTGCGAGTCGACCAGGTCATTTTGATGGTGTGCTACAGGTTGTCTCAAAATTATTCCACTTAACACAACCAACTCGGGCTTATTTCGGACAAAAGGATGCACAGCAGGTTGCGATTATTGCCACAATGGTACGTGATTTTAACTTCCCATTGGAATTGCGAGTAGTCCCAATAGTGCGTGAGGAGGACGGTTTAGCCAAATCTTCTCGCAATATCTATTTAAGTGAATCAGAGCGACAGGAGGCTCCTGCGATTAATGAAGCTTTGCAATTGGCACGTGATAGCTTTTTAGCGAATGGTGATGCTGAGCGCGCACTGGTTAAAGCGAAAGCGCATATTCATGCACGAACGCATGGCCGAATTGACTATATTGAGTTATTAGCGTACCCCGATCTAACACCAGTAACTGCAACGACACAGCAAGTCCTGTTGGCAGCAGCCGTCTATATTGGCAAAACACGCTTAATTGATAATTGTATTTTTACTGTGAAAGAAGGACTGTAA
- a CDS encoding ABC transporter ATP-binding protein has product MLFYIINFYIKNCLKLSIFNIILKIINGFSPVVSIYFFQLLINEIINYIKGESELNKLIFLFLLQILLLIIPYSINHLLSINEQILTNKVTKILTNEIFFKTSQTEFLNFENPEFYDSYQRVISNKENLNNAFNALTYLVSALISLISSLALLTIIDNLVVIIVILGVIPYFIIQLKFSKKNFLFLSKLIPIHRKEQYISFVLSQRDMLKETIIFNSFDFFVNRWNNYFHEYTDSEINFMKIKTKYLFLSEIILVLTYAFSGIIVILNLKTSTTAGGVLATLQAIQLLQSNLSLSTKYFSDYKNSSYFIKDFLEFVKTPGKSEKEYSLSIKEEFRIKNIQIKDLSFKYPNMSENTLKNINLEINYGEKVAIVGQNGSGKTTLMKTILGLYSNKSENIKINNIKFNDLEIKKYQEKISVLFQDFVHYELTVKENISFEIDENCDNFRIKNAINKVGLTEFVENLPHKYDSVLGRQFEGGNELSGGQWQKIALARAIYRDSDLIVLDEPSSALDPIAEKEIMNNLLNIYEGSILFVTHRLKIAALADRIIVLKNGVIIEEGTHQELINKKGYYNEMYNAQNNIHNIEFLVH; this is encoded by the coding sequence ATGTTATTTTATATAATAAATTTTTATATTAAAAACTGTTTAAAATTATCAATTTTTAATATAATTTTAAAAATAATAAATGGATTTTCTCCAGTAGTTTCCATATATTTTTTCCAATTGTTAATTAATGAAATAATAAATTACATAAAAGGGGAATCTGAGCTAAATAAATTAATATTTCTTTTTTTGCTTCAAATTTTACTATTAATTATTCCTTATTCTATAAATCACTTACTTTCAATAAATGAACAAATACTTACAAATAAAGTAACCAAAATACTTACAAATGAAATTTTTTTTAAAACCTCTCAAACAGAATTTTTGAATTTTGAAAACCCAGAATTTTATGATTCTTACCAAAGAGTCATTTCAAATAAAGAAAATTTAAATAATGCTTTTAATGCTTTGACTTATCTTGTTAGTGCTTTAATAAGTTTAATATCTTCACTGGCTTTGCTAACGATTATTGATAATTTAGTTGTAATAATAGTAATTTTGGGAGTTATTCCTTATTTCATTATTCAGCTTAAATTCTCTAAAAAGAATTTCCTATTTTTATCAAAGTTAATACCTATACATAGGAAGGAACAGTATATCTCATTTGTACTTAGCCAACGCGATATGTTAAAGGAGACCATTATTTTTAATAGCTTTGATTTTTTTGTAAATAGATGGAATAACTATTTTCATGAATATACAGATTCCGAAATAAATTTCATGAAAATTAAAACTAAATATCTTTTTTTATCAGAGATAATTCTAGTTCTAACATATGCTTTTTCCGGAATTATTGTAATTTTGAATTTAAAAACAAGTACTACAGCTGGGGGGGTATTAGCAACTTTACAAGCAATACAGTTATTACAAAGCAATTTAAGCCTTTCTACTAAATATTTTTCAGATTATAAAAATTCATCTTACTTTATTAAAGATTTTCTGGAATTTGTAAAAACTCCAGGAAAATCAGAAAAGGAGTATTCTTTATCTATTAAAGAAGAATTTAGAATAAAAAATATTCAAATTAAAGATCTTTCTTTTAAATATCCAAATATGAGTGAAAATACGTTAAAAAATATAAATTTGGAAATAAATTATGGCGAAAAGGTTGCTATTGTCGGTCAGAACGGTAGTGGCAAAACAACCTTAATGAAAACTATTTTAGGCTTATATTCTAACAAAAGTGAAAATATAAAAATAAACAATATTAAATTTAATGATTTGGAAATTAAGAAATATCAAGAAAAAATTTCTGTTTTATTTCAAGACTTTGTTCATTATGAACTTACAGTTAAAGAAAATATTTCATTTGAAATTGATGAGAATTGCGATAATTTTCGCATTAAGAATGCTATCAATAAGGTTGGCCTAACAGAATTTGTTGAGAACTTACCTCATAAGTATGACTCGGTATTGGGACGACAGTTTGAGGGAGGGAATGAATTATCAGGAGGGCAATGGCAAAAAATTGCATTAGCAAGAGCAATATATCGTGATAGTGATTTAATTGTGTTGGATGAACCGTCTTCTGCGCTTGATCCGATTGCAGAAAAAGAAATTATGAATAACCTTTTAAATATTTACGAAGGTTCAATTTTATTTGTTACTCATCGATTAAAAATAGCCGCCTTAGCAGATAGAATTATAGTTTTAAAAAATGGTGTAATTATAGAAGAAGGTACTCATCAAGAATTAATAAATAAAAAAGGATATTATAACGAAATGTATAATGCCCAAAATAACATTCATAATATTGAATTTTTAGTTCACTAA
- the panB gene encoding 3-methyl-2-oxobutanoate hydroxymethyltransferase, whose translation MKTTTDFLKMKAAGEKIVMVTAYDYPAARFAEDAGVDMVLVGDSLGMVVLGYDSTMPVTVADMVHHAKAVRRGAKNTFIVVDMPFGSYHGDVNEALKTAVDMMQQTGADALKVEGAGEVISVIRKLTSAGIPVVAHLGLLPQSAGVLGGYKVQGKTAEQAATLIEDAKKCEEAGACAVVLECIPHQLTKIVSASLVIPTIGIGAGVEADGQVLVYHDMLSYGSHHVPKFVQQFANMGKEASTGMVHYVEAVKAGTFPAPKHFFTMKEEALDQLYGGVKA comes from the coding sequence TTGAAAACGACTACAGATTTTTTAAAGATGAAAGCGGCCGGTGAAAAAATTGTCATGGTGACAGCCTATGATTATCCCGCTGCTAGATTTGCTGAAGACGCTGGTGTAGATATGGTACTAGTCGGTGATTCACTTGGGATGGTCGTGCTTGGCTATGATTCTACAATGCCAGTGACTGTAGCGGATATGGTGCATCACGCTAAGGCGGTTCGACGTGGTGCGAAGAATACGTTTATTGTCGTTGATATGCCATTTGGTTCTTATCATGGCGATGTCAATGAAGCATTAAAAACGGCTGTTGACATGATGCAACAAACAGGAGCCGATGCTTTAAAGGTTGAGGGTGCAGGAGAGGTCATTTCGGTCATACGTAAACTTACATCAGCCGGTATTCCAGTAGTAGCGCATTTAGGTTTATTACCACAATCAGCAGGTGTGCTTGGTGGTTATAAAGTACAGGGAAAAACGGCAGAACAGGCTGCTACCCTTATAGAGGATGCAAAGAAATGTGAAGAAGCAGGAGCTTGTGCTGTCGTGTTAGAATGTATCCCACATCAGCTAACAAAAATTGTTTCAGCTAGCCTTGTGATCCCGACGATTGGTATAGGTGCAGGAGTAGAAGCTGATGGACAAGTGTTGGTTTATCATGACATGTTAAGTTATGGCTCACACCATGTGCCTAAGTTTGTTCAGCAATTTGCTAATATGGGGAAAGAAGCAAGTACTGGTATGGTTCACTATGTTGAAGCAGTCAAAGCGGGTACATTCCCTGCACCTAAGCATTTCTTCACAATGAAAGAGGAAGCGTTAGATCAGCTATATGGGGGCGTCAAAGCATGA
- the panD gene encoding aspartate 1-decarboxylase — MLRMMMNSKIHRATVTQADLNYVGSITIDEDILDAVGMLANEKVHVVNNNNGARFETYIIAGERGSGVICVNGAAARLVQRGDIVIIISYVYVDNHEAKEHKPTVAIMGEGNRIKEMITHEQEATVM, encoded by the coding sequence ATGTTACGAATGATGATGAATAGTAAAATCCACCGTGCAACAGTGACACAGGCCGATCTAAATTATGTCGGCTCCATAACAATTGATGAAGATATTTTAGATGCGGTAGGTATGCTGGCGAATGAAAAGGTACATGTCGTTAACAATAATAATGGAGCCCGCTTTGAAACATATATTATTGCTGGTGAGCGAGGTTCCGGTGTAATTTGCGTTAATGGCGCAGCTGCACGACTTGTACAACGTGGCGATATTGTAATTATTATTTCCTATGTATATGTGGATAATCATGAGGCAAAAGAGCATAAACCAACCGTTGCTATTATGGGTGAGGGTAATAGGATTAAAGAAATGATTACACATGAGCAAGAGGCAACAGTAATGTAA
- a CDS encoding PadR family transcriptional regulator, with protein MTFQLGSALLDACVLAIVDKEDAYGYSLTQQVQSVMEISESTLYPVLRRLQKAHYLTTYDQPYQGRNRRYYQITEQGRIRLLELLKEWQVYKEKVDCVLLGGKLDG; from the coding sequence ATGACATTTCAGCTTGGTTCAGCTTTACTTGACGCTTGTGTACTCGCTATTGTCGACAAAGAGGACGCCTATGGTTACTCACTAACACAGCAAGTACAATCCGTCATGGAGATTTCGGAATCTACACTGTACCCCGTTTTACGTCGCTTACAAAAAGCGCATTACTTAACAACCTACGATCAGCCCTATCAAGGCAGAAATAGACGCTATTATCAAATTACAGAGCAAGGACGTATTCGGTTATTAGAGCTATTAAAAGAATGGCAAGTGTATAAGGAAAAGGTTGATTGTGTACTTTTAGGAGGGAAATTAGATGGATAG
- a CDS encoding 5'-nucleotidase C-terminal domain-containing protein translates to MENKRNKFLTATAAALAVTAVAVAPASAASPFSDVKESHADFEAISTLYAAGIISGYPDGTFKPDTNVTRGQAAKMIAGALKLDTKDVENPNYKDIDVSNPYYGPIAVLAGLEVITGYGDNTFRPNQTITHGDLAKILASIPTLPELESAKNHAATDKVTRGQLATLIAEALTKSSTETPETPETPETPETPEGAFSLSVLHVNDTHARADKLPQLATAVKEQRETKKNVLTLHAGDAFSGTLYFNEFQGKADLALLNEIGFDAMVFGNHEFDLGSSPEGHQALADFVKAAKFPFVDANTDFSADDKFTGLFTDLVSSEPENGKIYSGIVKEIDGEKVGIFGLTTEETMDIASPDKVTFTNYIDEAKKAVAAFEGMGVNKIIALTHIGYNDNPNVDNDILLAKNVPGIDVIVGGHDHTKLEEPVVVDTNTVGEAKEATLIVQANEYVNYLGTLDVTFDGNGVVTEYGGELIDLGKVAQDEALVKLLEPFKAKVNEVSNKEIGVKIAEELANPRATEENLESVRSNETALGNIITDGMLAKAQKYTDKTVVMALQNGGGIRAAIPAGNITVGQVITVLPFGNTLALMDVTGAELKAAFEVSLKSAPKENGGFLHIGGAKLQYDSSKEIGSRVVSIEYLDKATGKYVALEDTKTYTVATNAFTAKGGDGFDMFAKAYEEGRVTDLGLSDWENLQEQLLSLKEVKTTTEGRIVDLAKKQ, encoded by the coding sequence ATGGAAAATAAACGTAACAAATTTTTAACAGCAACTGCTGCAGCATTGGCTGTAACTGCGGTGGCAGTAGCCCCGGCATCAGCTGCAAGTCCTTTTTCAGATGTAAAAGAAAGCCATGCAGACTTTGAAGCAATTTCTACACTTTATGCAGCAGGGATTATCAGCGGGTATCCAGATGGTACATTCAAACCAGATACAAATGTCACACGTGGACAAGCTGCAAAAATGATTGCAGGCGCATTAAAGCTAGATACAAAAGATGTAGAGAATCCAAACTATAAAGATATTGATGTTTCTAATCCATATTACGGTCCAATCGCAGTACTTGCAGGATTAGAAGTGATTACAGGCTATGGTGATAATACTTTCCGTCCCAATCAAACAATTACACATGGTGATTTAGCTAAAATTTTAGCGTCTATTCCAACATTACCAGAGCTAGAAAGTGCTAAAAACCACGCGGCAACTGATAAAGTTACACGTGGACAGCTTGCAACATTGATTGCAGAAGCTTTAACAAAATCTAGCACAGAAACACCAGAAACTCCTGAAACACCAGAAACACCAGAAACGCCTGAAGGTGCATTTTCTCTATCTGTTTTACATGTGAACGATACACATGCTCGTGCGGATAAGTTACCTCAATTAGCAACAGCGGTTAAAGAGCAACGTGAAACGAAGAAAAATGTCTTAACTTTACACGCTGGTGATGCATTTAGTGGAACACTATACTTTAACGAATTCCAAGGGAAAGCAGACCTAGCGCTTTTAAATGAAATTGGCTTTGATGCGATGGTATTCGGTAACCATGAATTTGATTTAGGTTCTTCACCAGAAGGTCATCAGGCATTAGCGGATTTTGTTAAGGCTGCTAAATTCCCATTTGTGGATGCTAATACAGATTTCTCAGCAGATGATAAATTCACAGGTTTATTTACAGACTTAGTTTCAAGTGAACCTGAAAATGGTAAAATTTATTCAGGTATTGTGAAAGAAATTGATGGCGAAAAAGTAGGTATTTTCGGCTTAACAACAGAAGAAACAATGGATATTGCTTCTCCTGATAAAGTGACTTTTACAAATTACATCGATGAAGCGAAAAAAGCAGTAGCTGCCTTTGAAGGAATGGGTGTTAACAAAATTATTGCTTTAACACATATTGGCTACAATGATAATCCAAATGTTGATAATGATATTTTACTAGCGAAAAACGTACCAGGAATTGATGTCATCGTTGGTGGACATGACCATACAAAATTAGAAGAGCCAGTTGTTGTTGATACAAACACAGTGGGTGAAGCAAAAGAGGCAACATTAATCGTACAAGCTAATGAATATGTAAATTATTTAGGTACACTTGACGTAACATTTGATGGAAATGGTGTTGTTACAGAGTATGGTGGCGAATTAATCGACCTTGGTAAAGTTGCACAAGACGAGGCTTTAGTGAAGTTACTTGAACCATTTAAAGCTAAAGTAAATGAAGTGAGCAACAAGGAAATTGGTGTGAAAATTGCTGAGGAGTTAGCAAATCCACGTGCAACTGAAGAAAATCTAGAAAGTGTTCGTAGTAATGAAACAGCTCTAGGTAATATCATTACTGACGGTATGTTGGCAAAGGCACAAAAATATACAGATAAAACTGTTGTGATGGCATTACAAAATGGCGGTGGTATTCGTGCGGCGATTCCAGCTGGTAATATTACAGTTGGTCAAGTGATTACGGTATTACCATTTGGTAACACATTAGCATTAATGGATGTTACAGGTGCAGAGTTAAAGGCTGCATTTGAAGTATCTCTGAAAAGTGCACCAAAAGAAAATGGTGGTTTCCTACACATTGGTGGAGCGAAATTACAATATGATTCTTCAAAAGAAATTGGCTCACGTGTAGTATCTATCGAATATTTAGATAAAGCAACTGGAAAGTATGTTGCTTTAGAAGATACGAAAACATATACAGTAGCAACAAATGCTTTCACTGCTAAAGGTGGGGACGGCTTTGATATGTTTGCTAAAGCATATGAAGAAGGTCGCGTTACAGACTTAGGTTTATCTGATTGGGAAAACCTACAAGAACAATTACTTTCATTAAAAGAAGTAAAAACAACAACAGAAGGTCGTATTGTTGATCTTGCTAAAAAACAATAA